One genomic segment of Anguilla anguilla isolate fAngAng1 chromosome 2, fAngAng1.pri, whole genome shotgun sequence includes these proteins:
- the sgms1 gene encoding phosphatidylcholine:ceramide cholinephosphotransferase 1 — MKNVILWSEEEVSRWLTEEGFQEYLEACGPLTGQALLELTREDFQSPPLSLVTSDGGTQLLEKVETLKIEHHIEAHKNGHANGHAVVAGDGKGKRNGALNGFRKDAIQIPVPEPERSPYPLEWGKTAVAFCYAVCCFVLTTIMISVVHERVPPKELDPPLPDKFFDIFDRVEWAFSICEINGMLLVGLWLLQWVLLKYRSIVGRRFFFIVGTLYLYRCITMYVTTLPVPGMHFKCAPKLFGDWEAQMRRVLKMIAGGGLSITGSHNMCGDYLYSGHTVMLTLTYLFIKEYSPKRFWWYHWLCWILSAVGIICILLAHDHYTVDVVVAYYITTRLFWWYHTMANQQVLKETSQSNFFARVWWYRMFQYFERNVQGIVPRNYELPFSWRSPLHWGHVKYSRIDS; from the exons ATGAAAAACGTGATCCTGTGGTCGGAGGAGGAGGTGTCGCGCTGGCTGACGGAGGAGGGGTTTCAGGAGTACCTGGAGGCCTGCGGGCCCCTGACCGGCCAGGCCCTGCTGGAACTCACCAGGGAGGACTTCCAGAGCCCGCCCCTGTCCTTGGTCACCTCGGACGGCGGGACGCAGCTCCTGGAGAAGGTGGAAACCCTGAAGATCGAGCACCACATCGAGGCGCACAAGAACGGGCACGCCAACGGCCACGCGGTGGTGGCGGGCGACGGGAAGGGCAAGAGGAACGGCGCGCTCAACGGCTTCCGCAAGGACGCCATCCAGATCCCCGTCCCCGAGCCGGAGCGCTCGCCCTACCCACTGGAGTGGGGCAAGACGGCCGTGGCCTTCTGCTACGCCGTGTGCTGCTTCGTCCTCACCACCATCATGATCTCCGTGGTCCACGAGCGCGTCCCCCCCAAGGAACTGGACCCCCCTCTGCCCGACAAGTTCTTTGACATTTTCGACAGAGTCGAATGGGCCTTCTCCATTTGCGAGATCAACGGCATGTTGCTGGTCGGCCTATGGCTGCTGCAGTGGGTGCTGTTGAAATACAG GTCCATTGTTGGCCGGAGGTTCTTCTTCATTGTTGGTACACTCTACCTGTACAGATGTATCACCATGTATGTCACCACCCTTCCAGTACCAGGGATGCACTTCAAGTGTGCTCCAAAG CTGTTCGGGGACTGGGAGGCCCAGATGCGCAGGGTGTTAAAGATGATCGCGGGAGGAGGCCTGTCCATCACGGGATCTCACAACATGTGCGGAGACTACCTGTACAGCGGCCACACCGTCATGCTGACGCTCACGTACCTGTTCATCAAAGAGT ATTCCCCAAAGAGGTTTTGGTGGTACCACTGGCTCTGCTGGATTCTCAGTGCTGTAGGAATCATCTGCATTTTGCTGGCGCATGACCACTATACTGTGGATGTAGTTGTGGCGTACTACATCACAACACGCTTGTTCTGGTGGTACCACACCATGGCCAACCAGCAG GTGCTAAAGGAGACGTCTCAAAGTAACTTTTTCGCGAGAGTGTGGTGGTACCGAATGTTCCAGTACTTCGAACGGAACGTACAGGGCATCGTCCCCCGCAACTACGAGCTGCCGTTCTCCTGGCGTTCTCCTCTGCACTGGGGTCACGTGAAGTACAGCAGGATAGACTCGTAG
- the asah2 gene encoding neutral ceramidase isoform X1, whose product MHEPRKSSTGTMARKVACCGLSTLEILLIVLFVLMTGVTVGLISVMATTWNTDPPPEEPVPTWKPSENPYLVGVGRADVTGPVGDVPLMGYANLDQTAGGIHTRLYSRAFIVDDTSKRVVFVSADIGMVSQRLRLEVLRALQSKYGSLYGQDNVVLSGTHTHSGLAGYFQYTLFMITSKGYIKPSIQPIVNGIVKSIDMAHKNLKPGRIFLSKGELEDSNVNRSPHSYLNNPAEERNRYKSNTDKQMVVLKFTDLDGDGLGVLSWFAVHPVSMNYTNRMVSADNLGYASYLFEQEKNIGSLPGEGPFVAAFASSNLGDVSPNTRGPYCVNTGEACDYVNSSCPIGGTKMCVALGPGNDMFESTRIIGENVFKKAKELYGGPQQEVQGVLHVAHQWVDMTSVTVQLNSTHTVKTCKPALGHSFAAGTIDGGGDLNFTQGAVEGDPFWDDIRDALLGTPSNETQDCHRPKPILFSTGEMKKPLPWHPDIVDVQMITIGNVAVVAIPGEVTTMSGRRIREAVKQELEARGDFANTEVVIAGLCNVYTHYITTYEEYQIQRYEAASTIYGPHTLSAYVQLYRGLARAIAGGSEGELPAGPEPPFFNESQLFTLMPLVPADKKPENTSFGEVLEQVLPQYTTGEVASVTFVSGNPRNSGDMTEKTFVTVEEYHNQSQKWDIVHTDASWETRFHWIKGGGAQSNATVEWHIPSSARPGTYRIRHFGHFKEIKLLKPVITAYEGTSDTFRVVSPRIGAGSSSFSWI is encoded by the exons ATGCATGAGCCAAGAAAATCAAG CACGGGGACCATGGCTCGTAAGGTAGCGTGCTGCGGCCTCAGCACCCTGGAGATCCTCCTCATCGTGCTCTTTGTGCTAATGACCGGCGTGACCGTGGGCCTCATCTCTGTGATGGCCACCACATGGAACACAGACCCGC CGCCAGAGGAGCCTGTCCCCACGTGGAAGCCATCGGAGAATCCCTAcctggtgggggtgggcagggcAGACGTCACGGGACCCGTTGGGGACGTGCCCCTG ATGGGATACGCCAATTTGGATCAGACGGCGGGGGGCATCCACACCCGCCTCTACAGCCGGGCCTTCATCGTGGACGACACGAGCAAGCGGGTGGTGTTCGTGAGCGCGGACATAGGCATGGTCTCCCAGAGGCTGAGGCTGGAG GTGTTGAGGGCGCTTCAGTCCAAATACGGTAGCCTTTATGGACAAGACAACGTGGTGCTGAGTGGCACTCACACCCACTCTGGCCTGGCTGGGTACTTCCAGTACACTCTCTTCATGATCACCAGCAAAGGCTACATCAAGCCCTCCATCCAGCCTATTGTCAATGGCATTGTGAAG AGCATAGACATGGCCCATAAGAATCTAAAGCCAGGAAGGATATTTCTGAGTAAAGGGGAGCTTGAAGACAGCAACGTGAATCGAAGTCCTCACTCTTACCTGAACAACCCCgcagaggagaggaacag ATACAAATCCAACACGGACAAACAAATGGTGGTCCTGAAGTTCACGGACCTGGATGGAGACGGTTTGGGAGTGCTCAG CTGGTTCGCTGTCCATCCCGTCAGTATGAACTATACCAATCGCATGGTGAGTGCGGACAACCTGGGGTATGCCTCCTACCTGTTTGAGCAAGAGAAGAACATTGGCTCTTTACCTGGAGAG GGTCCATTTGTGGCTGCCTTTGCCTCCAGTAACCTGGGAGACGTCTCCCCAAACACCAGAGGGCCGTACTGTGTGAACACTGGTGAAGCCTGTGACTATGTCAACAGCTCCTGCCCCATCGGAGGG acaaaaatgtgtgttgccTTGGGACCGGGAAATGACATGTTTGAAAGCACCAGGATCATCGGAGAGAACGTTTTTAAGAAGGCAAAG GAGCTGTACGGGGGGCCGCAGCAGGAGGTGCAAGGGGTCCTCCATGTGGCCCACCAGTGGGTGGACATGACCAGTGTGACGGTCCAGCTCAACTCCACTCACACG GTGAAGACCTGTAAACCAGCTCTGGGCCACAGTTTTGCAGCAGGAACTATAGACGGCGGGGGCGATCTCAACTTCACACAGG GGGCGGTAGAGGGGGATCCGTTCTGGGATGACATTCGGGACGCTCTGCTGGGAACGCCTTCCAATGAGACGCAGGACTGCCACAGGCCCAAGCCCATCCTCTTTAGCACGGGAGAG ATGAAGAAGCCCCTCCCGTGGCACCCCGACATTGTGGACGTGCAGATGATCACCATCGGAAACGTGGCCGTCGTCGCCATCCCAGGAGAAGTGAC CACCATGTCAGGGAGAAGGATAAGAGAAGCAGTGAAACAG GAACTGGAGGCCCGTGGTGACTTTGCCAACACAGAAGTGGTCATTGCTGGACTGTGTAATGTCTACACCCACTACATCACCACCTATGAGGAGTATCAG ATCCAGCGCTACGAAGCAGCGTCCACCATCTATGGACCCCACACCCTCTCTGCTTACGTACAGCTCTACAGAGGCCTGGCCAGGGCCATTGCTGGG GGTAGCGAGGGCGAGCTGCCGGCAGGTCCCGAGCCCCCCTTCTTCAACGAGAGCCAGCTCTTCACCCTGATGCCTCTTGTCCCAGCGGACAAAAAGCCGGAGAACACCAGCTTCGGTGAAGTGCTGGAGCAAGTCCTGCCCCAGTACACGACG GGAGAAGTCGCCTCTGTAACGTTTGTCAGCGGGAATCCCAGGAACTCTGGAGACATG ACTGAGAAGACTTTCGTCACAGTAGAAGAGTACCATAACCAATCACAGAAGTGGGATATAGTCCACACAGATGCATCTTGGGAGACAAG
- the asah2 gene encoding neutral ceramidase isoform X2 gives MARKVACCGLSTLEILLIVLFVLMTGVTVGLISVMATTWNTDPPPEEPVPTWKPSENPYLVGVGRADVTGPVGDVPLMGYANLDQTAGGIHTRLYSRAFIVDDTSKRVVFVSADIGMVSQRLRLEVLRALQSKYGSLYGQDNVVLSGTHTHSGLAGYFQYTLFMITSKGYIKPSIQPIVNGIVKSIDMAHKNLKPGRIFLSKGELEDSNVNRSPHSYLNNPAEERNRYKSNTDKQMVVLKFTDLDGDGLGVLSWFAVHPVSMNYTNRMVSADNLGYASYLFEQEKNIGSLPGEGPFVAAFASSNLGDVSPNTRGPYCVNTGEACDYVNSSCPIGGTKMCVALGPGNDMFESTRIIGENVFKKAKELYGGPQQEVQGVLHVAHQWVDMTSVTVQLNSTHTVKTCKPALGHSFAAGTIDGGGDLNFTQGAVEGDPFWDDIRDALLGTPSNETQDCHRPKPILFSTGEMKKPLPWHPDIVDVQMITIGNVAVVAIPGEVTTMSGRRIREAVKQELEARGDFANTEVVIAGLCNVYTHYITTYEEYQIQRYEAASTIYGPHTLSAYVQLYRGLARAIAGGSEGELPAGPEPPFFNESQLFTLMPLVPADKKPENTSFGEVLEQVLPQYTTGEVASVTFVSGNPRNSGDMTEKTFVTVEEYHNQSQKWDIVHTDASWETRFHWIKGGGAQSNATVEWHIPSSARPGTYRIRHFGHFKEIKLLKPVITAYEGTSDTFRVVSPRIGAGSSSFSWI, from the exons ATGGCTCGTAAGGTAGCGTGCTGCGGCCTCAGCACCCTGGAGATCCTCCTCATCGTGCTCTTTGTGCTAATGACCGGCGTGACCGTGGGCCTCATCTCTGTGATGGCCACCACATGGAACACAGACCCGC CGCCAGAGGAGCCTGTCCCCACGTGGAAGCCATCGGAGAATCCCTAcctggtgggggtgggcagggcAGACGTCACGGGACCCGTTGGGGACGTGCCCCTG ATGGGATACGCCAATTTGGATCAGACGGCGGGGGGCATCCACACCCGCCTCTACAGCCGGGCCTTCATCGTGGACGACACGAGCAAGCGGGTGGTGTTCGTGAGCGCGGACATAGGCATGGTCTCCCAGAGGCTGAGGCTGGAG GTGTTGAGGGCGCTTCAGTCCAAATACGGTAGCCTTTATGGACAAGACAACGTGGTGCTGAGTGGCACTCACACCCACTCTGGCCTGGCTGGGTACTTCCAGTACACTCTCTTCATGATCACCAGCAAAGGCTACATCAAGCCCTCCATCCAGCCTATTGTCAATGGCATTGTGAAG AGCATAGACATGGCCCATAAGAATCTAAAGCCAGGAAGGATATTTCTGAGTAAAGGGGAGCTTGAAGACAGCAACGTGAATCGAAGTCCTCACTCTTACCTGAACAACCCCgcagaggagaggaacag ATACAAATCCAACACGGACAAACAAATGGTGGTCCTGAAGTTCACGGACCTGGATGGAGACGGTTTGGGAGTGCTCAG CTGGTTCGCTGTCCATCCCGTCAGTATGAACTATACCAATCGCATGGTGAGTGCGGACAACCTGGGGTATGCCTCCTACCTGTTTGAGCAAGAGAAGAACATTGGCTCTTTACCTGGAGAG GGTCCATTTGTGGCTGCCTTTGCCTCCAGTAACCTGGGAGACGTCTCCCCAAACACCAGAGGGCCGTACTGTGTGAACACTGGTGAAGCCTGTGACTATGTCAACAGCTCCTGCCCCATCGGAGGG acaaaaatgtgtgttgccTTGGGACCGGGAAATGACATGTTTGAAAGCACCAGGATCATCGGAGAGAACGTTTTTAAGAAGGCAAAG GAGCTGTACGGGGGGCCGCAGCAGGAGGTGCAAGGGGTCCTCCATGTGGCCCACCAGTGGGTGGACATGACCAGTGTGACGGTCCAGCTCAACTCCACTCACACG GTGAAGACCTGTAAACCAGCTCTGGGCCACAGTTTTGCAGCAGGAACTATAGACGGCGGGGGCGATCTCAACTTCACACAGG GGGCGGTAGAGGGGGATCCGTTCTGGGATGACATTCGGGACGCTCTGCTGGGAACGCCTTCCAATGAGACGCAGGACTGCCACAGGCCCAAGCCCATCCTCTTTAGCACGGGAGAG ATGAAGAAGCCCCTCCCGTGGCACCCCGACATTGTGGACGTGCAGATGATCACCATCGGAAACGTGGCCGTCGTCGCCATCCCAGGAGAAGTGAC CACCATGTCAGGGAGAAGGATAAGAGAAGCAGTGAAACAG GAACTGGAGGCCCGTGGTGACTTTGCCAACACAGAAGTGGTCATTGCTGGACTGTGTAATGTCTACACCCACTACATCACCACCTATGAGGAGTATCAG ATCCAGCGCTACGAAGCAGCGTCCACCATCTATGGACCCCACACCCTCTCTGCTTACGTACAGCTCTACAGAGGCCTGGCCAGGGCCATTGCTGGG GGTAGCGAGGGCGAGCTGCCGGCAGGTCCCGAGCCCCCCTTCTTCAACGAGAGCCAGCTCTTCACCCTGATGCCTCTTGTCCCAGCGGACAAAAAGCCGGAGAACACCAGCTTCGGTGAAGTGCTGGAGCAAGTCCTGCCCCAGTACACGACG GGAGAAGTCGCCTCTGTAACGTTTGTCAGCGGGAATCCCAGGAACTCTGGAGACATG ACTGAGAAGACTTTCGTCACAGTAGAAGAGTACCATAACCAATCACAGAAGTGGGATATAGTCCACACAGATGCATCTTGGGAGACAAG